One stretch of Clavibacter michiganensis DNA includes these proteins:
- the pgk gene encoding phosphoglycerate kinase, whose translation MASIRTARIRAGDRWVFSAGFNVDARLSSTERIDEELDDLAMLAGRGARVAVLSHQGKHGDGSATHLGHVARYLGSRLGRRVDYFPENASPTARRRAGAMRPGEVVVFGNTRHHAGEERDDPALGRAFARLGDALVLGGFSKLHRAHASNDAILRHLPAYLASSVERAVAELDGWTRPEGRSLAVIGGVKAEKAEIGLPHLARHYERVIPAGTVLNAVLRAAGMDVGDSSLGERPARALAAARSVLTGPSSHRLVLPARLIVAGADGEVRRIAVGDPVRTGERIVDLEFATAALGPLDAPTRVLVAGTPSAAHEGHRRAARAVERCCGDPRATALLLGGDTVHDLPAAVARRSSGGGSALALIATGSAAALDALRTRRPLPPTRRTHAL comes from the coding sequence GTGGCGTCGATCCGCACGGCGCGCATCCGGGCCGGGGACAGGTGGGTCTTCTCGGCGGGCTTCAACGTCGACGCGCGCCTCTCGAGCACCGAGCGCATCGACGAGGAGCTCGACGACCTGGCCATGCTGGCCGGGCGCGGGGCGCGCGTCGCGGTGCTCAGCCACCAGGGGAAGCACGGCGACGGATCCGCGACGCACCTGGGCCACGTCGCCCGGTACCTGGGGTCGCGCCTCGGACGCCGCGTGGACTACTTCCCGGAGAACGCGTCGCCCACGGCGCGGAGGCGCGCGGGCGCGATGCGCCCGGGCGAGGTGGTCGTGTTCGGGAACACGCGCCATCACGCCGGGGAGGAACGGGACGATCCCGCGCTCGGGCGCGCCTTCGCCCGGCTCGGGGACGCGCTCGTCCTCGGCGGCTTCTCGAAGCTGCACCGGGCGCACGCGTCCAACGACGCGATCCTCCGGCACCTGCCCGCCTACCTGGCGTCGTCCGTCGAGCGGGCGGTCGCGGAGCTCGACGGCTGGACCCGGCCGGAGGGTCGCTCGCTCGCCGTGATCGGCGGCGTCAAGGCCGAGAAGGCCGAGATCGGCCTGCCGCACCTCGCGCGCCACTACGAGCGAGTGATCCCCGCGGGCACCGTGCTCAACGCCGTCCTCCGTGCCGCGGGCATGGACGTCGGCGACTCCTCGCTGGGGGAACGACCGGCCCGCGCGCTGGCCGCCGCCCGGTCCGTGCTCACGGGCCCGTCCTCCCACCGGCTCGTGCTGCCCGCGCGGCTGATCGTCGCCGGCGCCGACGGGGAGGTGCGGCGGATCGCGGTCGGCGACCCCGTGCGGACCGGCGAGCGCATCGTCGACCTCGAGTTCGCGACCGCCGCGCTCGGACCGCTCGATGCGCCGACGCGCGTGCTGGTCGCGGGCACCCCGAGCGCCGCGCACGAGGGGCATCGCCGCGCGGCCCGCGCGGTGGAGCGGTGCTGCGGCGATCCCCGCGCCACCGCCCTGCTGCTCGGCGGCGACACCGTGCACGACCTCCCCGCGGCCGTCGCACGCCGGTCGTCCGGCGGCGGCTCGGCCCTCGCGCTGATCGCCACCGGATCGGCCGCCGCGCTGGACGCGCTCCGGACCCGCCGCCCGCTCCCCCCGACGAGGAGGACCCATGCTCTCTGA
- a CDS encoding iron-containing alcohol dehydrogenase: protein MLSDIRLDTRIVLGDGGLDEVGALAAGLGTRAVLVTGRHAMRRSGVTARAVASLRRAAVDVTVADIVPPEPRVRDAESVLRVIEDARADVIIGIGGGSVLDVAKACGVAAGGGGVASLVGAAVERRIPVIAVPTTAGSGAEVTTGALLGDDHGGGKVAIRGEAVRPAIALVDPELLAGVDDRTAAATGFDAVAHGIEGLVARRRSPVSDVFATTALRRMSAELDRSPERRDRHRLAEAALFGGLSVATASTGFPHRLQQAMGAVGIELPHGAGLAVLYPAWIQHLGELAPDALGRTDDVLGGAGATAATVARLLDGLDLRLRLRDTGVSAGDLPRLVAAVTGSVENDPGAHGGPDAMLAILRRSW, encoded by the coding sequence ATGCTCTCTGACATCCGGTTGGACACGAGGATCGTGCTCGGCGACGGCGGCCTCGACGAGGTCGGCGCGCTGGCGGCGGGGCTCGGCACGCGCGCCGTGCTGGTCACCGGCCGGCACGCGATGCGCCGATCCGGGGTGACGGCCCGGGCCGTCGCGAGCCTCCGGCGCGCGGCGGTCGACGTGACGGTGGCGGACATCGTGCCGCCGGAACCGCGGGTGCGCGACGCGGAGAGCGTGCTGCGCGTCATCGAGGACGCCCGCGCCGACGTGATCATCGGGATCGGCGGCGGCAGCGTGCTCGACGTCGCGAAGGCGTGCGGCGTCGCCGCGGGCGGTGGCGGCGTGGCGAGCCTGGTCGGCGCGGCCGTCGAGCGGCGGATCCCCGTGATCGCCGTGCCGACCACCGCCGGGAGCGGCGCCGAGGTCACCACCGGCGCGCTCCTCGGCGACGACCACGGCGGCGGCAAGGTCGCGATCCGCGGCGAGGCGGTGCGGCCGGCCATCGCGCTCGTCGATCCGGAGCTGCTCGCGGGCGTCGACGACCGCACGGCGGCCGCCACCGGCTTCGACGCGGTGGCCCACGGGATCGAGGGGCTCGTCGCGCGCCGTCGCAGCCCCGTGTCCGACGTCTTCGCCACCACGGCCCTGCGGCGGATGTCCGCCGAGCTCGACCGGAGCCCGGAGCGGCGGGACCGCCACCGCCTGGCGGAGGCGGCCCTGTTCGGCGGGCTCAGCGTCGCCACGGCGAGCACCGGGTTCCCGCACCGCCTCCAGCAGGCGATGGGCGCGGTGGGGATCGAGCTGCCGCACGGAGCCGGCCTCGCGGTGCTGTACCCGGCGTGGATCCAGCACCTCGGCGAGCTCGCCCCCGATGCGCTCGGCCGGACCGACGACGTCCTCGGCGGCGCGGGAGCGACGGCGGCGACCGTCGCGCGGCTGCTCGACGGCCTCGATCTGCGGCTGAGGCTCCGCGACACCGGGGTGTCCGCTGGCGACCTGCCGCGCCTGGTCGCCGCGGTCACCGGCAGCGTCGAGAACGACCCGGGCGCCCACGGCGGCCCGGACGCGATGCTCGCGATCCTGCGGCGGTCCTGGTGA
- a CDS encoding nucleotidyltransferase family protein: MEPHDERAEPSGMDPEGRLLLRLSRVRLDPTDVDEAMRLIRGGSVRWAVFLERAAQHHLLPLVGRHLVEHHLSRGDTADGMQGFPFAWVHPAVLVGNRERNRALAGEAEAVTRELERRGIAHALQKGLAVAASIYGDVGARRVTDIDLLVARGDAGAADAALRELGYARGTIAWEGDRLVPSPPAPGPAETADALPYLRSGQRPDLPVIRIDLAHAVFADDPDEEASTTEMLSRSRPSVVDGRRLPRLDPADELLDLCVHLHAEATRPPFVAPGVAMHIGKFLDVAASAAALDDAGWGDVLERTGETRRRRIIHHALHLADAFQPGSVPRHVLDATRPDDTSHLDGYRTADGVDATWTAPFPERLFAAAPVAPASAGRPDSIGGGA, encoded by the coding sequence ATGGAACCGCACGACGAGCGGGCCGAGCCGAGCGGCATGGATCCGGAAGGACGCCTGCTCCTGCGGCTGTCGCGGGTCCGCCTCGATCCGACGGACGTCGACGAGGCCATGCGCCTCATCCGGGGCGGCTCCGTGCGGTGGGCGGTGTTCCTGGAGCGCGCCGCGCAGCACCACCTCCTGCCCCTCGTCGGGCGCCACCTCGTCGAGCACCACCTGAGTCGCGGCGACACCGCCGACGGCATGCAGGGCTTCCCCTTCGCGTGGGTCCACCCCGCGGTCCTCGTGGGGAACCGGGAACGCAACCGCGCCCTCGCGGGCGAGGCGGAGGCCGTGACGCGCGAGCTCGAGCGGCGCGGCATCGCGCACGCCCTGCAGAAGGGGCTCGCCGTCGCGGCGTCGATCTACGGCGACGTCGGCGCCCGCCGCGTCACCGACATCGACCTCCTCGTCGCGCGCGGCGACGCGGGCGCGGCCGACGCCGCCCTGCGCGAGCTGGGCTACGCCCGGGGGACGATCGCCTGGGAGGGGGATCGCCTCGTCCCCTCCCCGCCGGCCCCGGGTCCCGCGGAGACCGCGGACGCGCTCCCGTACCTCCGGTCGGGCCAGCGGCCCGACCTCCCCGTGATCCGCATCGATCTCGCGCACGCCGTGTTCGCGGACGATCCGGACGAGGAGGCCAGCACGACCGAGATGCTGAGCAGGTCGCGGCCGAGCGTCGTCGACGGCCGCCGGCTGCCCCGTCTCGATCCCGCCGACGAGCTCCTCGACCTGTGCGTGCACCTGCACGCGGAGGCGACCCGACCGCCGTTCGTCGCCCCCGGGGTCGCGATGCACATCGGCAAGTTCCTCGACGTCGCCGCCAGCGCCGCCGCGCTCGACGACGCCGGGTGGGGCGACGTCCTCGAGCGCACGGGGGAGACGCGACGACGCCGGATCATCCACCACGCGCTCCATCTCGCGGACGCGTTCCAGCCGGGGAGCGTGCCGCGGCACGTGCTCGACGCGACGCGACCGGACGACACCTCGCACCTGGACGGATACCGCACCGCCGACGGCGTGGACGCGACGTGGACCGCCCCCTTCCCCGAGCGCCTGTTCGCCGCGGCGCCCGTCGCGCCGGCGAGCGCGGGCCGTCCCGACAGCATCGGGGGCGGCGCATGA
- a CDS encoding amino acid kinase family protein: protein MTPPTRTIVVKVGGSLVSTKQTDDDLDLGAVARYARIVADLHRRHPGRVVFVAGGGSIGHGAVRGIDAGDAWAAWRLTEATSRVRWAWTEAFRARGVDAMSLQPSAWCAFDDARPGGVHADGHVLRRCLAGGVLPVLSGDAVLAPGGGVRILGSDAVPMAVIDALEGPWRVLLLTDVDGYLADADADADPDADADPDADPHADRRPVVAHMTPEDATAFALRTSVVATDTSGGMAGKLRSLAGFARRGAEGFILNGSRCSGLGAWAGAEVADWPSGMPFTAVSRHDPRRASPGPDPGTG, encoded by the coding sequence ATGACCCCCCCCACGAGGACCATCGTCGTCAAGGTCGGCGGCAGCCTGGTCTCCACGAAGCAGACCGACGACGACCTCGACCTGGGCGCCGTCGCCCGGTACGCGCGGATCGTCGCGGACCTGCACCGCCGCCATCCGGGTCGCGTCGTGTTCGTCGCGGGCGGCGGCTCCATCGGGCACGGCGCCGTCCGCGGGATCGACGCCGGTGATGCGTGGGCCGCATGGCGGCTGACCGAGGCGACCTCCCGCGTGCGCTGGGCGTGGACGGAGGCGTTCCGGGCCCGCGGGGTGGATGCGATGTCGCTCCAGCCGTCCGCGTGGTGCGCCTTCGACGACGCGCGCCCGGGCGGCGTCCATGCCGACGGCCACGTCCTGCGTCGCTGCCTGGCGGGCGGGGTGCTCCCCGTGCTCTCGGGGGACGCGGTCCTGGCGCCGGGCGGCGGGGTGCGCATCCTCGGCAGCGACGCCGTGCCGATGGCGGTGATCGACGCGCTCGAGGGTCCATGGCGGGTGCTCCTGCTCACCGACGTCGACGGCTACCTCGCCGACGCGGACGCGGACGCGGACCCCGACGCAGACGCGGACCCGGACGCGGACCCGCACGCGGATCGGCGTCCGGTCGTGGCGCACATGACCCCCGAGGACGCGACCGCATTCGCGCTCCGCACGAGCGTGGTCGCGACGGACACCAGCGGCGGGATGGCCGGCAAGCTCCGCTCGCTCGCGGGGTTCGCGCGTCGCGGTGCCGAGGGGTTCATCCTCAACGGCTCGCGCTGCTCCGGGCTGGGGGCGTGGGCGGGCGCCGAGGTCGCGGACTGGCCGAGCGGGATGCCGTTCACCGCGGTCTCCCGCCACGACCCGCGGCGAGCGTCGCCCGGCCCCGATCCGGGAACCGGATGA
- the sbnA gene encoding 2,3-diaminopropionate biosynthesis protein SbnA: MTVYDSLADVRSPSVCVEVPSVTPGRLVVKLEGFNPSGSIKMKSAARMFEDALRAGRVDADSVLIESTSGNLGLALATIAASHGLSFVCVTDPRCNDRTLAALRALGAEVVVVDEPDGSGGFLGARIEYVRRRCAEDPRLVWMDQYANPGNWQAHRDTTAAEILRDVPDLDVLFVGAGTCGTLRGCSDLLRREAPHVTLVGVDSIGSVIFGGAGGVRHIPGLGASIVPAHFSAGLVDDTVMVHESETVAMCRRLAEGGLLLGGSSGTVLAGAAAWLAEHDPRGTRVAVAISPDFGDRYLDSVYDDAWVAARFPSRSSHEDARERGAA; encoded by the coding sequence GTGACGGTCTACGACTCGTTGGCCGACGTGCGGTCACCGTCCGTCTGCGTCGAGGTGCCGTCCGTGACGCCCGGACGCCTCGTGGTCAAGCTCGAGGGCTTCAACCCGTCGGGGTCGATCAAGATGAAGAGCGCCGCGAGGATGTTCGAGGACGCGCTGCGCGCCGGACGGGTGGACGCGGACTCGGTGCTCATCGAGTCGACGTCCGGCAACCTGGGACTCGCGCTCGCGACCATCGCGGCCTCGCACGGCCTGTCCTTCGTCTGCGTGACGGATCCCCGGTGCAACGACCGGACGCTCGCCGCGCTCCGCGCCCTCGGCGCGGAGGTCGTCGTGGTGGACGAGCCGGACGGTTCCGGCGGCTTCCTCGGCGCGCGGATCGAGTACGTGCGGAGGCGCTGCGCCGAGGACCCCCGCCTCGTCTGGATGGACCAGTACGCCAACCCGGGCAACTGGCAGGCGCACCGTGACACGACCGCGGCGGAGATCCTCCGCGACGTCCCCGACCTGGACGTGCTGTTCGTCGGGGCGGGGACGTGCGGCACGCTCCGCGGCTGCTCCGATCTCCTGCGACGGGAGGCACCGCACGTGACCCTGGTCGGCGTCGACAGCATCGGCTCCGTCATCTTCGGGGGCGCGGGCGGCGTCCGGCACATCCCCGGCCTGGGGGCGAGCATCGTCCCCGCCCACTTCAGCGCGGGGCTGGTCGACGACACGGTCATGGTCCACGAGTCCGAGACGGTCGCGATGTGCCGGCGGCTCGCCGAGGGCGGGCTGCTGCTGGGCGGGTCGTCCGGGACGGTCCTGGCGGGAGCGGCCGCCTGGCTCGCGGAGCACGATCCCCGCGGCACGCGCGTGGCCGTGGCGATCTCCCCGGACTTCGGGGACCGCTACCTGGACAGCGTCTACGACGACGCCTGGGTCGCGGCCCGGTTCCCGAGCCGGTCGTCCCACGAGGACGCGCGTGAGCGAGGTGCGGCATGA
- the sbnB gene encoding 2,3-diaminopropionate biosynthesis protein SbnB yields MTAPQDPRPLSVVPAATVRRVLDGHELDTIRLVEEAYRRHASGTTVNPRSLFLRFPDRPDARIIALPASLGPGQPVGIKWISSFPSNHARGLPRASAVLLLNDPATGFPVACMEASIVSATRTAASAASAARALFRHRPTPTTVGIVGTGLIASYVLRYLRAAGLGGQRIVVHDALPERAAAFAAEHSDGTAAEAASAAEVVRRSDLVVFATTAASPHVEDTAAFAHHPVVLHVSLRDLGIEVIRDAVNIVDDVEHCLTADTSVHLVEQRTGDRSHVHGTIAEVLDGRLVPPADATVVVSPFGLGVLDIAVGQHVLDRGGSSIHHVEGFFSTEHESAGKGTR; encoded by the coding sequence ATGACCGCGCCGCAGGATCCTCGCCCCCTCTCCGTCGTGCCGGCCGCGACCGTGCGACGCGTCCTCGACGGACACGAGCTCGACACCATCCGCCTCGTCGAGGAGGCCTACCGCCGGCACGCGTCCGGGACCACCGTCAACCCGCGGTCGCTGTTCCTGCGGTTCCCGGATCGACCGGACGCGCGGATCATCGCGCTGCCCGCGTCGCTCGGGCCGGGGCAGCCCGTCGGCATCAAGTGGATCTCGAGCTTCCCGTCGAACCACGCGCGCGGCCTGCCGCGGGCGTCCGCCGTGCTGCTGCTCAACGATCCGGCGACCGGGTTCCCCGTGGCGTGCATGGAGGCCTCCATCGTGAGCGCCACGAGGACGGCCGCCTCGGCGGCCTCCGCCGCGCGCGCGCTGTTCCGGCACCGCCCGACGCCCACGACGGTCGGGATCGTGGGCACCGGGCTCATCGCCTCGTACGTGCTCAGGTACCTGCGCGCGGCGGGGCTCGGCGGGCAGCGGATCGTCGTCCACGACGCCCTCCCGGAGCGGGCGGCGGCGTTCGCGGCCGAGCACTCGGACGGGACGGCCGCCGAGGCCGCCTCGGCCGCCGAGGTCGTCCGGCGCAGCGACCTGGTCGTCTTCGCCACCACCGCCGCGAGCCCGCACGTCGAGGACACGGCGGCGTTCGCGCACCACCCCGTCGTGCTGCACGTGTCGCTCCGCGACCTCGGCATCGAGGTCATCCGCGACGCGGTCAACATCGTCGACGACGTCGAGCACTGCCTCACCGCCGACACCTCGGTGCATCTCGTCGAGCAGCGGACCGGGGACCGCAGCCACGTCCACGGCACCATCGCCGAGGTGCTGGACGGACGGCTCGTCCCGCCGGCGGACGCGACGGTCGTCGTCTCGCCGTTCGGGCTGGGCGTGCTCGACATCGCCGTCGGCCAGCACGTCCTCGACCGCGGCGGGTCGAGCATCCACCACGTCGAGGGCTTCTTCTCGACGGAGCACGAGAGCGCGGGGAAGGGAACGAGATGA
- a CDS encoding amino acid adenylation domain-containing protein, whose amino-acid sequence MSGHDDAGRAGERSLSELTIAPGALERIRASALHGPHADVDVERLLDRVRRIAGEDPDRPAVRDGARTVSYAQLVDWADHLISQLGALQVPRSSVVAYFGPRSVEQIVALLAVDAISAVYLPIETSWPDARARSVLELARAHTVLRHPDAMQPPADAVPIGRRDDPIPDPPGQALRHPSSTDASYVIFTSGTTGAPKGATVERRGMLNHLWSKIAELRIRRGDVVAYTAPIGFDISIWQMLAPLLAGASVEIVADRDLAFPRRIIARLTEGEVTVAELVPSVIRWLVAGRDPRAAGPLPLRCLLSTGEELSPSLAAAVLERFERTLLVNAFGPTECSDDVTHARITPADLARARLPIGVPVQNTTLHVLRSTDAGWEAVDDGEQGELFVGGLGVGRGYVGNPAATLSAFFRDTLDPRSPTGRLYRTGDHVVRHDGRLEYRGRRDRQVKLAGVRMELDEIQLAIEAHPLVAEAAVAVAEEGARAVVTAHVVFTGRTWDFGPLKEHLASTLPPAMVPTRWTAWEQLPHTPNGKVDHHELVR is encoded by the coding sequence ATGAGCGGACACGACGACGCCGGGAGGGCCGGCGAGCGGTCCCTGTCCGAGCTGACGATCGCCCCGGGCGCGCTCGAGCGGATCCGGGCGAGCGCGCTCCACGGGCCGCACGCGGACGTCGACGTCGAGCGCCTGCTCGACCGGGTGCGGCGCATCGCGGGCGAGGACCCGGATCGCCCCGCCGTGCGGGACGGGGCGCGGACGGTCAGCTACGCGCAGCTCGTGGACTGGGCGGATCACCTCATCTCCCAGCTGGGCGCGCTCCAGGTGCCCCGGTCGAGCGTCGTCGCCTACTTCGGGCCGCGCAGCGTCGAGCAGATCGTCGCCCTGCTGGCCGTGGACGCGATCTCCGCCGTCTACCTCCCGATCGAGACGTCCTGGCCGGACGCCCGCGCCCGTTCCGTCCTGGAGCTGGCGCGCGCGCACACGGTCCTCCGTCACCCCGACGCGATGCAGCCCCCCGCGGATGCCGTCCCCATCGGGCGACGAGACGACCCGATCCCGGACCCTCCCGGTCAGGCGCTGCGTCACCCCTCCTCCACCGACGCGAGCTACGTCATCTTCACCTCGGGGACGACGGGTGCGCCGAAGGGCGCCACGGTCGAGCGCCGGGGCATGCTGAACCACCTGTGGTCGAAGATCGCCGAGCTCCGGATCCGGCGCGGCGACGTCGTCGCGTACACGGCGCCCATCGGCTTCGACATCTCCATCTGGCAGATGCTCGCGCCGCTGCTCGCCGGGGCGTCCGTGGAGATCGTCGCGGACCGCGACCTCGCGTTCCCGCGGCGGATCATCGCGCGGTTGACGGAGGGCGAGGTCACCGTCGCGGAGCTCGTGCCCTCGGTGATCCGGTGGCTCGTGGCCGGGCGGGATCCGCGGGCGGCCGGTCCGCTCCCCCTCCGCTGCCTCCTCTCCACCGGCGAGGAGCTCTCCCCGTCGCTCGCGGCGGCCGTCCTGGAGCGCTTCGAGCGCACGCTCCTCGTCAACGCGTTCGGTCCCACGGAGTGCTCGGACGACGTGACGCACGCGCGCATCACGCCCGCGGACCTCGCCCGGGCGCGGCTCCCCATCGGCGTGCCCGTCCAGAACACGACCCTCCACGTGCTGCGGTCCACGGACGCGGGATGGGAGGCCGTCGACGACGGCGAGCAGGGGGAGCTGTTCGTCGGCGGCCTCGGCGTGGGGCGCGGCTACGTCGGCAACCCGGCCGCGACGCTGTCGGCGTTCTTCCGGGACACCCTCGATCCCCGCTCGCCCACGGGCCGGCTCTACCGCACGGGCGATCACGTCGTCCGGCACGACGGTCGGCTCGAGTACCGCGGGCGCCGGGACCGCCAGGTGAAGCTCGCCGGCGTCCGCATGGAGCTGGACGAGATCCAGCTGGCGATCGAGGCCCACCCCCTCGTGGCCGAGGCGGCCGTCGCGGTGGCCGAGGAGGGCGCACGCGCGGTCGTCACCGCCCACGTCGTGTTCACCGGCCGCACCTGGGACTTCGGCCCCCTCAAGGAGCACCTCGCCAGCACCCTCCCCCCGGCGATGGTCCCGACCCGCTGGACGGCGTGGGAACAGCTGCCGCACACCCCGAACGGAAAGGTCGACCACCATGAGCTCGTCAGATGA
- a CDS encoding nucleotidyltransferase family protein: MSSSDERTARSGPDLEARLLLLLSRIRLEPEHVARARALIDEGTVRWGVFLERAARHKVLPLVGRHIAEHGLSRGDTGDGTQGIPFAWVYPTVLVGNRDRNHALADEALLVSRAFERHGLAHAMRKGLVVAQALYGDIGARRINDIDFLIARDDAPAADAALQDLGYVQGKITREGDRIERFSRATQIFWRTNLTNQLPYVKLGARPDLPVVNVDLCHALFQKDVADGDTTPEVLARAGRTPLGGGSMPRLEPVDELLDLCAHLHKEATGLLFVEQGVDLQISKFLDVSASASALGADAWDTVLGRVASSGQRRVIHYSLAFAEALYPGSVPPRVLDALRPADLSHLDEYGAADGSPTRWDIPFPDRLFAEAPAGPSAAATSTVPHA; encoded by the coding sequence ATGAGCTCGTCAGATGAGAGGACCGCGAGGAGCGGACCGGATCTCGAAGCACGACTGCTGCTCCTCCTGTCGAGGATCCGCCTCGAGCCGGAGCACGTCGCGAGGGCCCGTGCCCTCATCGACGAGGGCACGGTGCGATGGGGGGTGTTCCTGGAGCGGGCCGCGCGGCACAAGGTCCTCCCCCTCGTCGGTCGGCACATCGCGGAGCACGGGCTGAGCCGCGGCGACACGGGTGACGGGACGCAGGGCATCCCGTTCGCCTGGGTCTACCCCACGGTCCTCGTCGGCAACCGCGACAGGAACCACGCCCTCGCGGACGAGGCCCTCCTGGTGTCGCGCGCGTTCGAGCGGCACGGCCTCGCGCACGCCATGCGGAAGGGGCTCGTCGTGGCCCAGGCGCTCTACGGCGACATCGGCGCCCGGCGGATCAACGACATCGACTTCCTCATCGCGCGCGACGACGCTCCCGCCGCCGACGCCGCCCTGCAGGACCTCGGGTACGTCCAGGGGAAGATCACCCGGGAGGGCGACCGCATCGAGCGGTTCTCCCGCGCCACCCAGATCTTCTGGCGGACGAACCTCACCAACCAGCTGCCGTACGTGAAGCTGGGCGCACGACCGGACCTCCCCGTGGTCAACGTCGACCTGTGCCACGCCCTCTTCCAGAAGGACGTCGCCGACGGCGACACCACGCCCGAGGTGCTCGCCCGCGCGGGGAGGACGCCGCTCGGCGGCGGATCCATGCCGCGGCTCGAACCCGTGGACGAGCTCCTCGACCTGTGCGCGCATCTGCACAAGGAGGCCACGGGCCTGCTCTTCGTCGAACAGGGCGTGGATCTGCAGATCAGCAAGTTCCTCGACGTCTCCGCATCCGCCTCCGCGCTCGGGGCCGACGCCTGGGACACGGTGCTCGGCCGCGTCGCCTCGAGCGGCCAGCGCCGGGTCATCCACTACTCCCTCGCCTTCGCGGAGGCCCTCTACCCCGGGAGCGTCCCGCCGCGCGTGCTCGACGCGCTCCGGCCCGCCGACCTGTCCCACCTCGACGAGTACGGCGCCGCCGACGGGAGCCCCACGCGGTGGGACATCCCCTTCCCCGACCGGCTCTTCGCGGAGGCGCCGGCCGGCCCCTCCGCCGCCGCCACCTCGACCGTTCCCCACGCATGA
- a CDS encoding phosphopantetheine-binding protein — protein MTGHPDDVERSARLLAVLTTVLELTPEGPPLTWGSDLGGLGLDSLTTVETVLQLEEAFDVELPDEALAPATFATPLTLWGAVERAIADADGALS, from the coding sequence GTGACCGGACACCCGGACGACGTCGAACGCTCCGCCCGGCTGCTCGCCGTGCTCACCACCGTGCTGGAGCTGACCCCGGAGGGGCCGCCCCTCACCTGGGGATCCGACCTGGGCGGGCTCGGCCTCGACTCGCTCACCACGGTGGAGACGGTGCTGCAGCTCGAGGAGGCCTTCGACGTCGAGCTCCCGGACGAGGCGCTCGCGCCCGCCACCTTCGCGACCCCGCTGACCCTGTGGGGCGCCGTGGAGCGGGCCATCGCCGACGCGGACGGAGCACTCTCGTGA
- a CDS encoding dTMP kinase, with amino-acid sequence MIVAIVGPDGAGKSTATRQVTAHLRGRGDTATLVDRWDIVGDPRYRAARFMQASVAETRQCVAEMPGASRFLFLMWSIGYALEARPRVPGAVTVLDGYWMKHAASEAAYGVDREWIESVVAGLPPTDEVVYLRVTPDVAWARKEDGDVVPYECGMDPSCSRASFVAHQTRILEVMDGWAERDGWTVVDASGDRDAARRAIVARLDRPGGRA; translated from the coding sequence GTGATCGTCGCCATCGTCGGGCCCGACGGCGCCGGGAAGTCGACGGCGACCCGGCAGGTGACGGCGCACCTGCGCGGACGCGGCGACACCGCGACCCTGGTGGACCGGTGGGACATCGTGGGCGACCCCCGCTATCGCGCGGCCCGGTTCATGCAGGCATCGGTCGCGGAGACCCGCCAGTGCGTCGCGGAGATGCCCGGCGCCTCCCGGTTCCTGTTCCTCATGTGGTCCATCGGCTACGCGCTGGAGGCCCGCCCGCGGGTCCCCGGCGCGGTCACGGTGCTCGACGGGTACTGGATGAAGCACGCCGCGAGCGAGGCCGCCTACGGGGTGGACCGGGAGTGGATCGAGTCGGTCGTCGCCGGGCTCCCCCCGACGGACGAGGTCGTGTACCTCCGCGTGACGCCCGACGTCGCCTGGGCGCGCAAGGAGGACGGCGACGTCGTCCCCTACGAGTGCGGCATGGATCCCTCCTGCTCCCGCGCGTCGTTCGTGGCGCACCAGACGCGGATCCTCGAGGTCATGGACGGGTGGGCGGAGCGCGACGGCTGGACGGTCGTGGACGCCTCGGGCGACCGGGACGCCGCGCGCCGCGCGATCGTCGCGCGCCTCGACCGGCCGGGTGGCCGCGCATGA